GTCGCCGACCCCGCCGCCATCGCCGCCGGGCCGCGCGGCCCGGCGCGCCTGTACGTCGCGCTCACCCGCGCCGTCTCGTCCCTGACGGTGCTGCACCGCGACGACCTGCCCGCCGAACTGGCCGGCTGATCCGCCCGCGGTCCGGCCGCGCCGGCCGGGCGGCGGCACCGCCGCCGGAGGGATAGCCTGCACAGCCGTTGACAAGTGGAATCGCGACTTGTACTGGAGGAGCATGTCCGAGTTCGCAAGCCCCCGGGCCGTCTTCCAGCGGCTCATCGACGGGGTGACCGCGCGGCGGCCCGAGACGCTGCCGCGGCTGTACGCCGAGGACGCGGTGGTCGTCCACCCGTTCGCCCGCCCGGCCACGCGCCTGGAGGGGCGCGACGCGGTCCGCGAGCACTTCGCCCGGCTGGAGGCGCTGCCGCTGGAGATGACGGCGCGCAACATCGTCGTCCACCACACCGCCGACCCCGAGGTGATCATCGCGGAGTTCGAGTACGCGGGGCGCAACACCGAGACCGGGCGCGAGTTCGTCGTGCCCAGCGTCTTCGTCCTGCGGGTGCGCGACGGGCGGATCGTGGAGTCGCGCGACTACCACGACCACTCCCTCGTCGCCCACGCGATGGGCGAACAGCGCGGTTGACTCCCCGACCCGGTCGTTCCTAGGCTGGACGAGCCATACCGACCGGTTGGTATGTGACCGGGTGGCCCGCCGCCACCCCCGCCCGTGCGGAGGTTTCGCCCTGTGAGCACAGCACCGCCCGATGCCGAGGATCTGGAGAGGCGGGTGGGCGAGTTCCTCGCCGCGCACGACCCGTCCTCCACCGAGCCCCTGGAGTTCCTGAGGGCGCGCTTCGACGCCGGCCTCGCCTGGGTCCACTACCCCGAGGGCCTCGGCGGCCTCGGCGCCCCCCGCGCCCTGCAGCCCGCCGTCGACCGGATGTTCGCCGAGGCGGGCGCGCCGAGCAACCATCCCGAGCGCAACGGCATCGGGCTCGGGATGGCGGCCCCGACGATCCTCGCGTTCGGCACCGAGGAGCAGAAGCGCCGCTTCCTGCGCCCCCTGTGGACCGGCGAGGAGATCTGGTGCCAGCTGTTCAGCGAGCCCGGCGCCGGCTCCGACCTCGCCGCGCTCGCCACCCGCGCCGTCCGCGACGGCGACGCCTGGACGGTCAACGGCCAGAAGGTCTGGACGTCCATGGCCCACGAGGCGCGCTGGGCGATCCTCGTGACCCGCACCGACCCGGACGTCCCCAAGCACCGCGGCATGACCTACTTCATCTGCGACATGACCGCGCCGGGCGTCGAGGTGCGGCCGCTGCGGCAGATCACCGGCGAGGCCGAGTTCAACGAGGTCTTCCTCACCGACGTGCGGATCCCCGACGAGCACCGGCTCGGCGCGGTCGGCGAGGGCTGGAAGGTCTCCACCACGACGCTGATGAACGAGCGGGTCGCGATCGGCGGCTCCGCCGCGCCCCGCGAGGGCGGCATGATCGGCGTGGTCGCCGCGCTGTGGCGCGACCGCCCCGAGCTGCGCACCCCCGGGCTGCACGAGGCGCTGCTGCGCCTCTGGACCGAGGCCGAGGCGGCGCGGCTCACCGGGGTGCGGCTGCGCCAGCAGCTCACCGCCGGGCAGCCCGGCCCCGAGGGTTCGGGCGCCAAGCTGGCGTTCGCCGACCTCAACCAGCGGATCTCCGGGCTGGAGCTGGAGATGCTCGGCGAGGAGGGCCTGCGCTACGACGACTGGACCATGCGCCGGCCGTCCGAGGTCGACTTCACCCGCCGCTCGCCCGGGTACCGGTACCTGCGCGCCAAGGGCAACTCCATCGAGGGCGGCACCTCGGAGATCCTGCGCAACATCATCGCCGAGCGGGTGCTGGGCCTTCCCGGCGAGATCCGGGTCGACAAGGACGTGGCGTGGAAGGACCTCCCCAAGTGAGCGACCTGCTGTACAGCGAGATCGAGAACGACCTGCGCGCGAGCGTCCGCGAGGTGCTCGACGACAAGGCGCCCTGGACGTCCGTCCTCGCCGGGACCGAGAAGGACGAGCCCTACG
The sequence above is drawn from the Actinomadura hallensis genome and encodes:
- a CDS encoding nuclear transport factor 2 family protein translates to MSEFASPRAVFQRLIDGVTARRPETLPRLYAEDAVVVHPFARPATRLEGRDAVREHFARLEALPLEMTARNIVVHHTADPEVIIAEFEYAGRNTETGREFVVPSVFVLRVRDGRIVESRDYHDHSLVAHAMGEQRG
- a CDS encoding acyl-CoA dehydrogenase family protein produces the protein MSTAPPDAEDLERRVGEFLAAHDPSSTEPLEFLRARFDAGLAWVHYPEGLGGLGAPRALQPAVDRMFAEAGAPSNHPERNGIGLGMAAPTILAFGTEEQKRRFLRPLWTGEEIWCQLFSEPGAGSDLAALATRAVRDGDAWTVNGQKVWTSMAHEARWAILVTRTDPDVPKHRGMTYFICDMTAPGVEVRPLRQITGEAEFNEVFLTDVRIPDEHRLGAVGEGWKVSTTTLMNERVAIGGSAAPREGGMIGVVAALWRDRPELRTPGLHEALLRLWTEAEAARLTGVRLRQQLTAGQPGPEGSGAKLAFADLNQRISGLELEMLGEEGLRYDDWTMRRPSEVDFTRRSPGYRYLRAKGNSIEGGTSEILRNIIAERVLGLPGEIRVDKDVAWKDLPK